The Candidatus Neomarinimicrobiota bacterium genome contains the following window.
GTGTTCTCTGCCTGCAAGCCGCTCAATAAAATGCGTAGTCATTTCCCTCGTCACCGAGGGTTGCGGGTAAATCCAATCCACCAGGATGAGCTGTTTTCCCAGGCGCATCATTTCAGATAATACGGGAATGCGAATAGCTTCAGGCATCTCGTGGATGACCAGGCTGGATATGGCGTAATCAAAAGACTTATCCTTGAGTGCTGATAAATTACTGGCATCGGCTAGCAAAAACTCACAATTCTTTATCCCTCTGACCAGGGCTTGATCCTCACAGGTTTTGATCATGGTGGCTGACAATTCTACGCCCAGACCAGATTTGATTTGGCTGGACAGATAAAACAATTGATCTCCCGTTCCACAACCCACATCCAACACCGTTGCGTTTCCCGATATAAGCCGTGATACTCTTTTTCGAATGCCCCTAAGTGATGGATCGAGGAGTTTGCGGTATATCCAGCCATCATAAAAATGATTTTGGGCTTCAGTATCAACTTCCATGTCATCCTTTCAACAGATTGTCCCGGCCCCCCTATTTGGATTGTTTCCTGTCAAAATCCAGACTCAGCACCGCCTGGATTCCCCGATAATTCAATAAAGGCCAATTCAATAA
Protein-coding sequences here:
- a CDS encoding class I SAM-dependent methyltransferase, coding for MEVDTEAQNHFYDGWIYRKLLDPSLRGIRKRVSRLISGNATVLDVGCGTGDQLFYLSSQIKSGLGVELSATMIKTCEDQALVRGIKNCEFLLADASNLSALKDKSFDYAISSLVIHEMPEAIRIPVLSEMMRLGKQLILVDWIYPQPSVTREMTTHFIERLAGREHYTGFRSFMQQGGMPYLIKTLGLETLETQITGKGNMQLWVCRTP